From the Candidatus Poribacteria bacterium genome, the window CGCCAACTTCAAGCGGATCATCTCAGAGCCGACGTGGGGTGCAAACTGGTTCAGCGACCTCGCCAAGTCCGGCGGGCCCGGCATCGATCTGCACATCCACGACTCGGACTTCGTCAACTACCTGCTCGGCATGCCGGATCGCGTCTACTCACGAGGCATCCTCGCAGGCGAGCGGTTCGGCAAGTACGTCACGACCCACTACATCTACGACGACCGCGATCTGACTATCACCGCCCAGTGCGGAGCCATCGCGATGAAGGGCAGACCCTTCGAGCACGGCTTCGACGCCTACTTCGAAAAGGCGACGCTCCAGTACAACTCGACCTGGGGGAACCCGCTCTGCGTCGTGACATCCGATGGCATCGTCGAACCGGAGATGCCCAGCGGCGACGCCTTCGCCCAGGAGCTGCAATACGCCATCGACACGATCCTGAACGACTCCGAGCCGGAGCTCTTGTCCGGGCAGTCGGCGCGCGACTCGTTGGCGCTCTGCTGGCGGGAGATCGAGTCGATCCGCACAGGAACCATCGTTCCGGTGTGATGGGGTCTAGTCGATCCGGTCGATGACGGCGATGTAGGGCGGACCGTCCGTGTCGATGGTGCGCCGAAGCCGCCATCCGGTTCCGTCGAGAATCGAAACGAGCTCCTCCCGCGACACGAACAGGTAGTCGAACCAGTTCCC encodes:
- a CDS encoding Gfo/Idh/MocA family oxidoreductase, with protein sequence MVRIGIVGIGFMGKTHYGAAKSVRNGAVTAICTRDAKKLAGDWTGIQGNFGGAGGMEDLSAVKKYADVADLLADPHIDLVDICLPTALHKDVTIQAFNAGKHVLLEKPITVELSDADEMVAAADRSGKKFFVGQVLRLWPEFAYIKQVNDSGEYGKLIGANFKRIISEPTWGANWFSDLAKSGGPGIDLHIHDSDFVNYLLGMPDRVYSRGILAGERFGKYVTTHYIYDDRDLTITAQCGAIAMKGRPFEHGFDAYFEKATLQYNSTWGNPLCVVTSDGIVEPEMPSGDAFAQELQYAIDTILNDSEPELLSGQSARDSLALCWREIESIRTGTIVPV